A single region of the Pseudomonas granadensis genome encodes:
- a CDS encoding DEAD/DEAH box helicase, with the protein MTILEYLDSAEEKLRKCQLEAVRSFVRYAEENDTERGFLINLPTGAGKTGVISLISHLSDALKVLVICHRKAVKDQLFREISRKFFRSTIGDQELELKKTFRDSDFDQGDGVYITSFQKLTRLGEDELKNVQDDFDLIIVDEGHSEPSPVWREIIRQSSAMKVVVTATPYRNDLFELNVSTDHFYVFTFKEAIEDGVIMEPLYKQIEGEAELLAGIIDYLDTNKNVKCIVKCKSLEEIQKYHDLLSQSFTTASVHERLEIDEAQNKFKRVGRALKVEGLRVIIHQHKLDEGVDIPEAKLLILTYELGSGRELVQAVGRIVRRYGDVQPLVVDLSRGANEGMWEGYKQFDDYLANGGASEFVSSLSTSYLIESFLESFPRYSYFDGKFKERVNLNTIDPEDDLKIPYVSVCFVQKENDFSLPLLMDRLYWELHGSGSLVKAYDEVLDLRVIIYVEFNSSKFFTGKLFFEPKLHVIVVKEIDSGVAIFDSGGGRYYNQEQYRLGDAIHIDKLTALAAKTAIHQIKETHARAIGQAVRRPESVALKGQNLDGGRGSQSNSRYALTMVKVDNIGVDGKRDSSFYIGARSGRVVDQKESNFTLQDVSQWVDAIGECINAGGNAGRLIKSYAQPITEKPTSEILSVLLDFTGLEGPVETANGVIYPDFIYADYQQGITIDAQGDLIELALEYLDNDGYFEVSLSGASEDRADIEWVVEHLNTGHRLKVLYEDGVTYLAGAFYRLALPYERGISAEDSFAGNALFPLDALKAPDLREKGHTRDHKYHRTTRDFFDTDSIFHLIDLLKGYGDPATPLGSLGPFTTYIPGCDIVLCCDMGVEPADFILSSPDKLCFVHVKCGDALNPGSSAGAIAEVGSQAIKNIHMLVSGRKSVKPGNYFTWKQSWPSDDAEFPLDTRYRLVDGVINHPAPDDDSLSDKVWDVISKRRVSMKCKKEIWIVAGNSFSTKHFIKSMENPLACPATSIQAYQLIEDWLSTADELDVDLKIFTSP; encoded by the coding sequence GTGACTATCCTGGAATACTTGGATTCTGCTGAAGAAAAGTTAAGAAAATGTCAGCTGGAAGCTGTTCGCAGCTTTGTCAGATATGCCGAAGAAAACGACACTGAGAGGGGCTTCCTGATCAACTTACCCACGGGCGCCGGGAAAACAGGTGTTATCTCTCTCATATCGCATCTATCAGATGCGCTGAAAGTTCTTGTGATATGCCATCGAAAAGCTGTGAAAGATCAGCTTTTCCGAGAGATCTCAAGAAAGTTTTTCCGGAGTACGATTGGCGACCAAGAGCTTGAGCTTAAAAAAACCTTTCGTGACTCTGATTTTGATCAGGGTGATGGAGTCTACATCACCAGCTTCCAGAAACTGACGAGGTTGGGTGAGGATGAACTAAAAAACGTCCAAGACGACTTTGATCTGATCATTGTAGACGAAGGACACTCTGAGCCATCTCCAGTTTGGCGTGAAATAATACGTCAGTCCTCAGCAATGAAAGTGGTGGTCACTGCAACACCTTATCGCAATGACTTATTTGAGCTAAATGTAAGCACCGATCATTTTTATGTTTTTACGTTTAAAGAGGCCATCGAGGATGGGGTCATTATGGAGCCCCTGTACAAGCAGATCGAAGGGGAAGCGGAGTTACTTGCAGGTATCATAGACTATCTCGATACGAACAAGAACGTGAAGTGTATCGTGAAGTGCAAGAGCCTTGAGGAGATACAAAAATATCATGACCTCCTTTCTCAATCATTCACCACGGCAAGCGTGCATGAGCGATTGGAAATCGACGAGGCGCAAAATAAGTTCAAGCGAGTTGGCCGAGCGCTTAAAGTCGAAGGGCTGCGGGTGATCATTCACCAGCACAAGCTTGATGAAGGAGTTGATATTCCTGAAGCTAAGCTGCTGATCCTTACCTATGAGTTGGGGAGTGGGCGCGAACTGGTCCAGGCCGTAGGTCGGATCGTACGCCGCTATGGGGATGTTCAACCACTAGTGGTCGACTTAAGCCGGGGCGCGAATGAGGGCATGTGGGAAGGATACAAACAATTCGATGACTACCTTGCCAATGGCGGCGCATCAGAATTTGTTAGCTCCCTGAGCACAAGTTATCTGATTGAATCTTTTCTCGAAAGTTTCCCGAGGTACAGCTATTTTGACGGAAAGTTCAAAGAGAGGGTAAATCTCAACACCATAGACCCGGAAGATGATCTCAAAATTCCTTATGTGTCGGTGTGCTTTGTTCAGAAAGAAAATGATTTTTCTCTGCCTTTACTAATGGATCGCCTGTATTGGGAGTTGCATGGTTCTGGCTCACTAGTCAAGGCCTATGACGAGGTTCTTGATTTACGGGTCATAATCTATGTTGAGTTCAATAGCTCAAAATTCTTTACAGGCAAGCTTTTCTTCGAGCCGAAGCTGCACGTCATTGTTGTAAAGGAAATTGACTCAGGCGTAGCTATCTTCGATAGCGGCGGTGGACGCTATTACAATCAGGAACAATATCGGCTCGGTGATGCCATTCATATTGACAAATTGACCGCATTGGCTGCAAAAACAGCAATTCACCAAATCAAAGAAACCCACGCGCGTGCAATCGGCCAGGCGGTACGCCGCCCGGAGTCCGTGGCGCTGAAGGGGCAGAACCTCGATGGCGGACGCGGCAGTCAGAGCAATTCTCGTTATGCATTAACTATGGTAAAGGTCGATAACATTGGTGTGGATGGCAAAAGAGACAGCAGCTTTTACATTGGCGCAAGGTCAGGAAGGGTGGTAGATCAAAAAGAATCTAATTTTACCCTTCAAGATGTTTCTCAATGGGTCGACGCGATCGGCGAATGTATCAATGCCGGAGGTAATGCTGGGCGTCTGATAAAGTCCTACGCACAACCGATCACCGAAAAGCCGACCTCAGAAATCCTGTCCGTGCTACTGGACTTTACGGGTCTTGAGGGCCCGGTAGAAACTGCTAACGGGGTAATCTATCCTGATTTCATTTATGCTGACTATCAACAAGGGATAACTATCGACGCGCAGGGTGATCTGATAGAACTTGCGCTGGAGTATTTGGATAATGACGGTTATTTTGAGGTCTCTCTATCTGGGGCTTCCGAAGACAGAGCTGATATCGAGTGGGTCGTCGAGCATCTGAATACAGGACACAGGTTGAAAGTCTTGTATGAAGACGGCGTAACTTATTTGGCAGGGGCTTTTTACAGATTAGCCTTGCCCTATGAGCGTGGAATTTCTGCCGAGGACAGCTTCGCAGGCAATGCCCTCTTTCCACTAGATGCACTGAAAGCTCCCGATCTCAGAGAGAAGGGGCACACCCGTGATCATAAGTATCATCGCACTACCCGAGATTTTTTTGATACGGATTCGATTTTTCACCTGATCGACCTGCTGAAGGGTTACGGAGACCCAGCAACTCCACTTGGATCGCTCGGCCCCTTCACGACATATATCCCTGGCTGCGATATCGTTCTGTGCTGCGACATGGGAGTTGAGCCCGCTGATTTTATTTTGTCTTCGCCAGATAAGTTATGCTTCGTTCATGTCAAGTGCGGTGACGCCCTAAATCCAGGCTCTTCAGCTGGTGCTATTGCAGAGGTGGGTAGTCAGGCAATAAAAAATATTCACATGTTGGTTTCGGGCCGTAAGAGCGTAAAGCCTGGGAACTATTTTACATGGAAGCAATCTTGGCCCTCTGATGATGCAGAGTTTCCGCTAGACACCCGTTATCGGTTAGTGGACGGAGTGATTAATCATCCTGCCCCGGATGACGATTCACTTTCTGACAAAGTCTGGGATGTTATCTCCAAGCGAAGAGTATCGATGAAATGTAAGAAGGAGATTTGGATTGTCGCTGGCAACTCCTTCTCCACTAAACATTTCATCAAAAGCATGGAAAACCCACTAGCTTGTCCGGCCACTAGTATTCAGGCGTATCAACTGATTGAGGACTGGTTGAGTACTGCGGATGAACTTGATGTAGATCTCAAGATCTTCACATCTCCATAG
- a CDS encoding integrase domain-containing protein: MPAQNLRLSDRQLKGVKPASKDYVLTDGDGLQLRVRSNGSLLWNFNYREPVTKKRINIGFGTYPELSLANARKMAVDARELLAQGIDPKVQRNTLNEAKRAETEHTFENVATAWFEIKKDSVTPAYAEDIWRSLTLHVLPDLRTTPLANITAPMVIGLLRPIEAKGSLETVKRLSQRLNEIMTYGLNSGLIFANPLTGIRAVFKKPKKENMAALPPEELPELMLEIANASIKRTTRCLIEWQLHTMTRPAEAATTRWADIDFERRVWTIPAEQMKKRCPHSIPLSDHAVALLESLKSHSGHREYVFLADRNPRTHANSQTANMALKRMGFQDRLVSHGVRSMASTILNEHGWDPELIEVALAHVDKDEVRSAYNRADYIERRRPMMAWWSEYIQKAATGSLLASAYGQVRDKNVVPIR; the protein is encoded by the coding sequence ATGCCGGCTCAAAATCTCCGCCTCTCCGATCGACAACTCAAGGGAGTCAAACCCGCGTCCAAGGATTATGTCCTCACTGACGGTGACGGTTTGCAGCTCCGCGTACGCAGCAACGGCTCGTTGCTGTGGAATTTCAACTACCGCGAACCGGTGACCAAAAAGCGCATCAACATCGGCTTCGGGACCTACCCCGAACTGTCGTTGGCGAACGCACGAAAGATGGCAGTCGATGCGCGGGAGCTGCTCGCCCAGGGCATCGATCCGAAGGTGCAGCGCAATACGCTGAATGAAGCCAAGCGCGCAGAAACGGAACACACCTTCGAGAACGTGGCCACCGCCTGGTTCGAGATCAAAAAAGACTCGGTCACCCCGGCCTACGCCGAGGACATTTGGCGGTCACTCACGTTGCACGTGCTCCCCGACTTGAGGACGACACCACTCGCGAACATCACCGCGCCGATGGTGATCGGATTGCTTCGTCCAATCGAAGCGAAAGGCAGCTTGGAAACGGTCAAACGTCTTAGCCAGCGACTAAACGAGATCATGACCTACGGCCTAAATTCCGGCCTGATCTTCGCCAACCCGCTCACCGGCATTCGGGCAGTATTCAAGAAGCCCAAGAAAGAGAACATGGCTGCGCTTCCGCCCGAAGAACTCCCCGAGCTCATGCTGGAGATCGCGAACGCCAGTATCAAACGCACGACCCGTTGCCTGATCGAATGGCAGTTGCACACCATGACTCGTCCTGCAGAGGCGGCGACTACTCGCTGGGCAGACATCGACTTTGAAAGGCGTGTCTGGACTATCCCAGCGGAGCAGATGAAGAAGCGCTGCCCTCACAGCATCCCGTTGAGTGATCACGCTGTCGCACTGCTGGAGTCACTGAAGAGTCACAGCGGTCATCGCGAGTACGTCTTCCTGGCCGACAGAAATCCACGCACCCACGCCAATAGCCAGACCGCCAACATGGCGTTAAAACGTATGGGTTTTCAGGATCGGTTGGTCAGCCACGGCGTGCGTTCGATGGCGAGCACCATCTTGAATGAACATGGCTGGGACCCGGAGCTCATCGAGGTGGCTCTAGCGCACGTCGACAAGGATGAAGTGCGGAGCGCCTACAACCGAGCCGACTACATCGAACGCCGGCGCCCGATGATGGCCTGGTGGAGTGAGTACATCCAGAAGGCCGCCACCGGCAGCCTACTCGCCTCTGCATACGGCCAAGTCAGAGACAAGAACGTGGTGCCGATCCGCTAG
- a CDS encoding FAD-binding and (Fe-S)-binding domain-containing protein, which translates to MSLPAAFLRDADQLIPAERRFDDPLSTLAFGTDASFYRLIPQLVIRVESEDEVVTLLKLAQRDHVPVTFRAAGTSLSGQAISDSVLIVLGDNWNAREIRGQGTQIRLQPGVIGAQANAWLAPFGRKIGPDPASINACKIGGIVANNASGMCCGTAQNTYHTLAGIRLVLADGTRLDTENPASVAAFRASHGELLERLATLGRETRANAELAARIRHKYRLKNTTGLSLNALVDFDEPVDILSHLLVGSEGTLGFISAVTYDTVVDHPNKASALIVFPDVETCCNAVTVLKSQPVSAVELLDRRSLRSVQDKPGMPAFVQQLSNNACALLIESRAASSTLLREQLAQIMASLSGFPVEKQVDFTEDPVENAKLWAIRKDTFPAVGAVRKTGTTVIIEDVTFPVEQLAIGVNRLIELFDKHAYDEAILFGHALEGNLHFVFTQGFNNPEEVARYQAFMDDVAQLVAVEFGGSLKAEHGTGRNMAPFVELEWGSDAYQLMWQLKRLLDPNGILNPDVVLSEDPQIHLKHLKPLPAADEIVDKCIECGFCEPVCPSKGLTLSPRQRIVIWRDIQAKKRAGIDTRELEEAYEYQGIETCAATGLCAQRCPVGINTGELVKKLRGRHATHQKTADWIEGNFAKTLQGARFTLHVANGARMLLGAPRLAKLSATLTRLSKGQVPLWSNAMPQPEKAIRFSPSVADERPRVVYLAACVSRVMGPAAGDKEQMSLYDKTRGLLEKAGYQVVFPDNLDNLCCGQPFASKGYAEQAEHKRQELISALLHASRGGLDPIYCDTSPCTLRLVQYVGESRLDLYDPVRFIRTHLADRLDFTPQDAPIAVHVTCSTQHLGESQALIELARKCSKNVVIPEGIHCCGFAGDKGFTTPELNSHSLRTLKDAVQQCSEGISTSRTCEIGLTQHGGIDYHGLVYLVDRVTRTKAV; encoded by the coding sequence ATGAGTCTTCCTGCTGCTTTCCTGCGTGACGCTGATCAACTGATCCCGGCCGAGCGCCGTTTTGACGATCCGTTATCGACTCTGGCCTTCGGCACCGATGCCAGTTTCTATCGATTGATTCCGCAACTGGTGATCCGCGTCGAGTCCGAAGACGAAGTCGTAACATTGTTGAAACTGGCCCAGCGCGATCATGTTCCGGTGACCTTCCGCGCCGCGGGTACCAGTCTGTCCGGTCAAGCGATCAGCGATTCGGTGTTGATCGTGCTTGGGGATAACTGGAACGCCCGCGAGATCCGTGGCCAGGGCACGCAGATACGTCTGCAACCGGGGGTTATCGGTGCGCAGGCCAACGCCTGGCTGGCGCCGTTCGGACGCAAGATCGGCCCGGACCCGGCGTCGATCAACGCCTGCAAAATCGGCGGCATCGTCGCCAACAACGCCAGCGGTATGTGCTGCGGCACCGCGCAAAATACCTATCACACCCTTGCCGGAATACGTCTGGTGCTGGCCGACGGCACCCGCCTCGACACCGAAAACCCTGCCAGCGTCGCGGCATTTCGTGCAAGCCATGGCGAATTGCTCGAACGCTTGGCGACATTGGGCCGCGAGACCCGCGCCAATGCCGAATTGGCCGCACGAATCCGCCACAAATACCGTCTGAAAAATACCACCGGCCTGTCCCTCAACGCCTTGGTGGACTTCGACGAGCCTGTGGATATTTTGAGCCACTTGCTGGTCGGCTCCGAAGGCACGCTCGGCTTCATCAGCGCAGTGACCTACGACACCGTTGTCGACCACCCGAACAAAGCCTCGGCGTTGATCGTCTTTCCCGATGTGGAAACCTGCTGCAACGCCGTCACCGTGCTGAAAAGCCAACCGGTGTCCGCCGTCGAATTGCTCGACCGACGCAGCCTGCGTTCGGTGCAAGACAAACCGGGCATGCCTGCTTTCGTACAGCAGCTGTCGAATAATGCCTGCGCCTTGCTCATCGAATCCCGCGCCGCATCTTCCACGTTGCTGCGGGAACAACTGGCGCAGATCATGGCGTCGCTCAGCGGATTCCCCGTCGAGAAGCAGGTCGACTTCACCGAGGATCCTGTAGAAAACGCCAAGCTGTGGGCGATCCGCAAGGACACCTTCCCCGCCGTCGGCGCCGTGCGTAAAACCGGCACCACGGTGATCATCGAAGACGTGACCTTTCCGGTCGAGCAACTGGCCATCGGCGTCAATCGCCTGATCGAGCTGTTCGACAAACATGCCTACGACGAAGCGATCCTTTTCGGACACGCCTTGGAAGGCAATCTGCACTTCGTCTTCACCCAAGGCTTCAACAACCCAGAAGAAGTCGCACGCTATCAGGCGTTCATGGACGACGTCGCGCAACTCGTGGCGGTGGAATTTGGCGGTTCGCTGAAAGCCGAGCACGGCACCGGGCGCAACATGGCGCCGTTCGTCGAGCTGGAATGGGGCAGCGACGCCTATCAATTGATGTGGCAGCTCAAGCGCCTGCTCGACCCCAACGGCATTCTCAACCCCGACGTGGTCCTCAGCGAAGATCCGCAGATCCATCTCAAACACCTGAAACCGCTGCCCGCGGCTGACGAGATTGTGGATAAGTGCATCGAATGCGGTTTCTGCGAACCAGTCTGCCCGTCGAAAGGCCTGACCCTTAGCCCGCGCCAGCGCATCGTTATCTGGCGCGATATTCAGGCAAAAAAACGCGCCGGCATCGACACCCGCGAGCTGGAAGAAGCCTACGAGTACCAAGGCATCGAAACCTGCGCGGCGACCGGTCTGTGCGCGCAACGCTGCCCGGTCGGCATCAATACCGGCGAGCTGGTGAAAAAGCTCCGCGGCCGACACGCAACCCATCAGAAAACCGCTGACTGGATCGAAGGAAATTTCGCCAAGACCCTGCAAGGCGCACGCTTCACCCTGCATGTCGCCAACGGCGCGCGAATGCTGCTCGGCGCACCGCGTCTGGCAAAGTTGTCGGCGACCCTGACCCGCTTGTCCAAAGGCCAGGTGCCGCTGTGGTCCAACGCGATGCCACAGCCGGAAAAAGCCATTCGCTTCAGCCCGAGCGTCGCAGACGAGCGCCCGCGTGTGGTGTATCTGGCCGCGTGCGTATCGCGGGTCATGGGCCCGGCGGCGGGCGACAAAGAGCAAATGTCGCTCTACGACAAAACCCGCGGTCTGCTGGAAAAGGCCGGTTACCAGGTGGTGTTCCCGGACAATCTCGACAACCTCTGCTGCGGTCAGCCGTTTGCCTCCAAAGGCTACGCCGAACAGGCCGAACACAAGCGCCAGGAACTGATCAGCGCATTACTCCACGCCAGCCGCGGCGGGCTCGACCCGATCTATTGCGACACCAGCCCGTGTACGTTGCGGCTGGTACAGTATGTCGGCGAATCGCGACTGGATCTGTACGATCCGGTGCGTTTCATCCGCACTCATCTGGCAGATCGCCTGGACTTCACCCCGCAAGACGCACCGATTGCCGTGCACGTGACCTGCAGCACCCAGCACCTGGGCGAAAGCCAGGCGCTGATTGAACTGGCGCGCAAGTGCAGCAAAAACGTGGTGATCCCCGAAGGCATTCATTGCTGCGGGTTTGCCGGCGACAAAGGTTTTACCACGCCGGAGCTCAACAGCCACTCGCTGCGCACGCTCAAGGATGCGGTGCAGCAATGCAGCGAAGGTATTTCCACCAGCCGCACGTGCGAAATCGGCCTCACGCAACATGGCGGCATCGACTACCACGGACTGGTCTATCTGGTAGACCGGGTGACCCGTACAAAAGCCGTCTGA
- a CDS encoding LutC/YkgG family protein produces MSAKQNILGKLRKSLTGTTPIADNFDVDLVTQPYTYSAEQRIPQLRKLMEAVHTEIHLTSAEAWPALLAQLLRDRQLPSLLIAPTTPHGQRITQHWANNPELPTLKSYDRPVEEWKAELFNDTPASLTGTLGAIAATGSLIIWPTREEPRLMSLVPPVHFALLKASEIRDNFYQVQAEFEWAQGMPTNALLVSGPSKTADIEQVLAYGAHGPKDLVVLILEDQ; encoded by the coding sequence ATGAGCGCCAAGCAAAACATCCTCGGCAAACTGAGGAAAAGTCTGACGGGCACTACGCCAATCGCCGACAACTTCGATGTCGATCTGGTGACGCAGCCTTACACCTACAGCGCCGAACAACGCATCCCCCAATTGCGCAAGTTGATGGAAGCGGTACACACCGAAATCCACCTGACCTCGGCTGAAGCATGGCCGGCGCTGCTCGCGCAATTGCTGCGGGATCGCCAGTTGCCCAGTCTGCTGATCGCACCGACGACACCGCACGGGCAACGCATCACACAACACTGGGCGAACAATCCCGAGCTGCCAACGCTGAAATCCTACGACCGGCCGGTGGAAGAATGGAAAGCCGAGCTGTTCAACGACACCCCCGCCAGCCTCACCGGCACCCTCGGCGCCATCGCCGCAACCGGCAGCCTGATTATCTGGCCTACCCGTGAAGAGCCTCGCTTGATGAGCCTGGTGCCACCGGTGCATTTCGCCCTGCTCAAGGCCAGCGAAATTCGCGACAACTTCTATCAGGTGCAAGCGGAATTCGAATGGGCGCAGGGCATGCCGACCAACGCCTTGCTGGTGTCCGGCCCGTCGAAAACCGCTGACATCGAGCAAGTGCTGGCCTACGGCGCCCACGGCCCGAAAGATTTGGTCGTGCTGATTCTGGAGGATCAATGA
- a CDS encoding nucleotide pyrophosphohydrolase, giving the protein MSDSDSSSAPLVDVVKLAASLQRFADDRDWQQFHSPKNLILALTGEVGELCEIFQWMSDADSISAATDPEIGQAVKDELADVLMYLVRLSSVLGIDLNEAVTRKLASNGQKYPVAKARSSSKKYDRL; this is encoded by the coding sequence GTGAGTGACTCAGACAGCTCATCCGCGCCACTGGTTGACGTAGTGAAGCTTGCCGCATCCCTCCAGCGGTTCGCAGATGATCGCGACTGGCAGCAGTTCCACTCTCCCAAAAATCTCATCTTGGCTCTCACTGGCGAGGTCGGCGAGCTGTGCGAGATTTTCCAATGGATGAGCGATGCCGACTCGATCTCTGCCGCAACAGATCCCGAAATCGGCCAAGCCGTCAAGGACGAACTGGCGGACGTACTGATGTACCTGGTTCGCCTGAGCAGCGTACTCGGCATTGACCTCAACGAGGCGGTGACACGGAAACTCGCCTCGAATGGCCAGAAGTACCCCGTGGCTAAAGCCAGAAGCAGCAGCAAAAAGTACGACCGACTCTGA
- a CDS encoding (Fe-S)-binding protein produces the protein MSELFYNAVPNATRVAPPLPEPRQYPSEKPSRVYLFGTCVVDLFYPEAGMDAIHLLEREGIRVEYPQGQSCCGQPAYTSGYTEQARTVARSQLALFAGDYPVVVPSGSCAGMLREHYADLFKDEPETLKQVQALAARTYELAEFLLFVCKVQLKDSGEPVKVALHTSCSARREMNTHLHGRELLAQLSNVERVNHDHESECCGFGGTFSVRMPDISGAMVADKTRALKESGAHQVLSADCGCLMNINGALEKQQEALRGQHLASFLWQRSGGAQ, from the coding sequence ATGAGCGAGCTTTTTTACAATGCTGTGCCAAACGCGACCCGCGTGGCGCCGCCACTGCCCGAACCTCGGCAATACCCCAGCGAGAAACCGTCGCGGGTCTACCTGTTCGGCACGTGTGTGGTCGACCTGTTCTACCCCGAAGCCGGGATGGACGCGATCCACCTGCTGGAGCGCGAAGGCATTCGGGTCGAATATCCGCAAGGGCAGAGCTGCTGCGGGCAACCGGCGTACACCTCGGGCTACACCGAGCAGGCGCGGACCGTGGCGCGCTCGCAACTGGCGCTGTTTGCCGGGGATTATCCGGTGGTGGTGCCGTCGGGTTCCTGCGCCGGCATGCTGCGTGAACATTACGCCGACTTGTTCAAGGACGAGCCGGAGACGTTGAAACAGGTTCAGGCCCTCGCAGCCCGCACCTATGAACTGGCCGAGTTTCTGCTGTTCGTCTGCAAGGTGCAGCTCAAGGACAGCGGCGAACCGGTGAAAGTCGCGCTGCACACCTCGTGTTCGGCACGCCGCGAAATGAACACCCACCTGCATGGCCGCGAGTTGTTGGCGCAGTTGAGCAATGTGGAGCGGGTCAATCACGACCACGAAAGCGAATGCTGTGGCTTCGGCGGAACATTTAGCGTCCGTATGCCAGACATTTCCGGGGCGATGGTGGCTGACAAGACCCGCGCGCTGAAGGAATCCGGCGCGCACCAGGTACTCAGTGCTGACTGTGGCTGCCTGATGAACATCAACGGCGCACTGGAAAAACAACAGGAAGCGCTGCGCGGGCAACACCTGGCGAGCTTCCTCTGGCAACGAAGCGGAGGTGCGCAATGA
- a CDS encoding LutB/LldF family L-lactate oxidation iron-sulfur protein: protein MSTSTIIPTVAVEEDFRTRAHNALGDQQLRNNFRTAMDSLMTKRAAAFSDAHEREHLRALGNSIKARALSRLPDLLEQLEQNLTRNGVTVHWAETVDEANGIVLSIIRAHEARQVIKGKSMVSEEMEMNHFLEARDIECLESDMGEYIVQLDHEKPSHIIMPAIHKNAGQVASLFHDKLGVEYTKDVDQLIQIGRRVLRQKFFEADIGVSGVNFAVAETGTLLLVENEGNGRMTTSVPPVHIAVTGIEKVVENLRDVVPLLSLLTRSALGIPITTYVNMISGPRKEHELDGPQEVHLVLLDNGRSQAFADSELRQTLNCIRCGACMNHCPVYTRVGGHTYGEVYPGPIGKIITPHMVGLAKVPDHPSASSLCGACGEVCPVKIPIPAILRRLREENVKAPDSPHQVMRGQGSKYSRKERLIWNAWAKLNSSPTLYRLFGFFATRLRALTPKNVGPWTQNHSAPKPAARSLHDMAREHLAKQGDR from the coding sequence ATGAGCACCTCGACGATTATTCCTACGGTCGCCGTAGAAGAAGATTTCCGCACCCGGGCGCACAACGCCCTCGGTGATCAGCAGCTGCGGAACAACTTCCGTACTGCCATGGACTCACTGATGACCAAGCGCGCCGCCGCTTTCAGTGATGCCCATGAACGAGAACATTTGCGCGCACTGGGCAATTCGATCAAGGCCCGCGCGCTTTCCAGGCTGCCCGACCTACTCGAGCAACTGGAACAGAACCTGACCCGCAACGGTGTGACAGTGCACTGGGCGGAAACGGTGGACGAAGCCAATGGCATCGTCCTCTCGATCATCCGCGCTCACGAGGCGCGGCAAGTGATCAAGGGCAAATCGATGGTCAGCGAAGAGATGGAGATGAACCATTTCCTCGAGGCTCGGGACATTGAATGTCTGGAGTCCGACATGGGGGAATACATCGTCCAGCTCGACCACGAGAAGCCTTCACACATCATTATGCCGGCGATCCACAAGAATGCCGGTCAGGTCGCGTCCTTGTTCCACGACAAACTTGGCGTGGAGTACACCAAGGACGTTGACCAACTCATTCAGATCGGTCGCCGTGTCCTGCGGCAGAAATTTTTCGAAGCCGACATTGGCGTCTCCGGCGTCAACTTCGCCGTGGCCGAAACCGGCACCCTGCTGCTGGTGGAAAACGAAGGCAACGGGCGCATGACCACCAGCGTGCCGCCGGTGCACATCGCCGTCACCGGCATCGAAAAAGTCGTGGAAAACCTGCGCGACGTGGTGCCATTGCTGTCGCTGCTGACCCGCTCGGCGCTGGGCATTCCGATTACCACTTACGTCAACATGATCTCCGGCCCGCGCAAGGAACACGAACTCGACGGCCCGCAGGAAGTGCATCTGGTGCTGCTCGACAACGGCCGCAGCCAGGCCTTCGCCGACAGTGAATTGCGCCAGACCCTCAACTGCATCCGCTGCGGCGCCTGCATGAACCATTGCCCGGTGTACACCCGCGTCGGCGGCCACACCTATGGCGAGGTCTACCCGGGGCCGATCGGCAAAATCATCACCCCGCACATGGTCGGCCTGGCGAAAGTCCCGGACCACCCGAGCGCGTCCTCGCTGTGCGGAGCCTGCGGTGAAGTGTGCCCGGTGAAAATTCCGATCCCGGCCATTCTGCGCCGCTTGCGCGAAGAGAACGTCAAAGCGCCGGACTCGCCGCATCAAGTGATGCGCGGTCAGGGCAGCAAGTACTCGCGCAAGGAACGCTTGATCTGGAACGCCTGGGCGAAACTCAACAGCTCACCGACGCTGTATCGCCTCTTCGGCTTCTTCGCCACCCGGCTGCGCGCGCTCACGCCAAAAAATGTCGGCCCGTGGACACAAAACCACAGCGCACCGAAACCCGCCGCTCGCTCACTGCACGACATGGCCCGCGAGCATCTGGCCAAACAGGGAGATCGTTGA